Proteins from one Triticum aestivum cultivar Chinese Spring chromosome 7A, IWGSC CS RefSeq v2.1, whole genome shotgun sequence genomic window:
- the LOC123149175 gene encoding putative FBD-associated F-box protein At5g56390, which produces MENMPEQRRPKLSDAADAGGGEDRLGALHDDILIRILLKSGDAAAAARTSVLARRWRHLWALLPALYFFRPTDPRRIRSALAAHQAPVLQALVVIAQGASPGSAGAWLPIAARRLSGPLVFRVLRRSRAKKRAALKLPCFEKATKIVLRLGFLRLALPPSGVFTRIHLLMLMEVRLRGPCGLGEAVSSPRCPSLRRLVVKDAYGLGDLTIHSECLLKLELFRLPDLQSLTVVAPALQLLKLDNCFALSSRQPVANISAPHLMWLAWMDDYDQNSVQLGEMAYLQSLVTQHFIMYGEDYHSSHNRNGVCLLRHFEHLHRLVLTLQCPKDIANKKYFMEQITRLPDIKLLELGITACGHSFGASLFHVMRMCTAIRALVLGLNVALEDEEETLCPSDCICDQPPSWKTEELVLNRLEVVEISGFRGTEHEINAVKQICSWATVLRRMTVKFHDSITENKAEVLCELLVTFSRLGLDMIFIYRMP; this is translated from the exons ATGGAGAACATGCCGGAGCAGCGGCGGCCGAAGCTCTCCGACGCCGCGGATGCCGGAGGCGGCGAGGACCGCCTCGGCGCGCTGCACGACGACATCCTCATCCGCATCCTCCTCAAGTCCGGCGACGCAGCCGCAGCCGCTCGGACCAGCGTCCTCGCCCGCCGCTGGCGTCACCTCTGGGCCCTTCTCCCGGCGCTCTACTTCTTCCGCCCGACCGACCCCCGCCGCATACGCTCTGCCCTCGCCGCCCACCAAGCTCCGGTGCTCCAAGCGCTCGTCGTCATCGCACAGGGCGCCTCTCCCGGATCCGCGGGGGCGTGGCTTCCCATTGCCGCGCGCCGCCTCTCCGGCCCATTGGTTTTCCGCGTGCTGCGGCGGAGCAGGGCTAAGAAAAGAGCCGCCTTGAAGCTGCCGTGCTTCGAGAAGGCCACCAAAATCGTGCTGCGACTAGGGTTTCTCCGCCTCGCGCTGCCGCCTTCCGGTGTATTCACCCGGATCCATCTTCTCATGCTGATGGAAGTCCGGCTGCGTGGTCCGTGTGGGCTCGGCGAGGCTGTCTCCTCGCCGCGGTGCCCATCCTTGCGGAGACTCGTCGTGAAGGATGCCTATGGTCTGGGCGACCTCACAATCCACTCAGAATGCCTTCTAAAACTGGAGCTATTTCGTCTGCCTGACTTGCAGAGTCTCACCGTCGTGGCGCCAGCACTCCAGCTGTTAAAACTGGATAATTGCTTTGCTCTGAGTTCGAGGCAACCAGTTGCCAACATCTCTGCCCCTCATCTGATGTGGCTCGCGTGGATGGATGATTATGATCAAAACTCTGTCCAGCTTGGTGAGATGGCATACCTGCAATCGCTTGTCACCCAACATTTTATCATGTACGGAGAGGATTACCATTCTTCACACAATCGCAATGGTGTGTGTCTTTTGCGGCACTTTGAGCACCTCCACCGTCTTGTTCTCACACTTCAGTGTCCTAAG GACATAGCAAACAAGAAATACTTCATGGAGCAAATAACAAGGCTCCCTGACATTAAATTACTGGAACTGGGAATAACAGCATGTGGACATTCCTTTGGAGCCAGCTTATTCCATGTTATGAGGATGTGTACTGCAATAAGAGCGCTAGTTCTTGGACTTAATGTTGCACTTGAAGATGAG GAAGAAACTCTGTGCCCGTCAGATTGCATTTGTGATCAGCCACCAAGCTGGAAAACCGAGGAACTCGTGCTGAATCGCCTCGAAGTAGTTGAAATCTCTGGCTTCAGAGGAACTGAACATGAAATCAATGCTGTGAAACAGATATGCAGTTGGGCAACCGTGCTAAGAAGGATGACAGTGAAGTTCCATGACTCGATCACTGAAAACAAGGCTGAAGTGCTCTGCGAGTTGTTAGTAACCTTCTCTAGGCTAGGATTAGACATGATTTTTATTTATAGGATGCCGTGA